Part of the Halopenitus persicus genome is shown below.
CGTCGGCGTCCTCGAGACGATCGCCGACACCGACTGTTTCTCGGTGATCGGCGGCGGCGACACCTCCCGAGCGATCGAGCTCTACGGCCTCGACGAGGACGACTTCTCCCACGTCTCCATCGCCGGCGGCGCCTACATCCGGGCACTCACCGGCGAGCCGCTGCCCGCGGTCGAGGAACTGCAACGCGAGACGTGATCCGTCGGGGCTTGCCCCCGAGGCACTCGGACGCACCGCCCATAGAACGAGACTGCCCCTCCGCCTCCATTCCACCTCTTCGGCTGCCCTTTCGGCCTTTTCGGCTGCCCTTTCGGCCTTTTCGGCTGCCCCGTCTTCTTGCCGCTCACTCCGCCCGGAGCGCCGGCGGGTGCTGGACCTCGATCGCCGTCGCCGTCGACAGCGGCAGCCGCATCTCGATCTCCCGCGCCTTGCGCTCGACCACCTCGAACCCGAGCCGGCGGTAGATGTCACAGGCCACCGAGTTCGACGGCTCGACCGTCAACTCGATCGCCTCCCGACCGTTCGCCGCGCCGAGGGCGATGATCTGCTTGCACAGCTCGGTCCCGAGTCCCCGGCCGTGGTAGGCCGGCCCGACGAAGACCGCGAGCTCGGGTTCGGCGGCGTACGTCGGGGTGTACACCGCGTGGCCGGCGATCCCGTCCGGTCCGTGAGCGACGACGTTGAGCCCCCGGTCGAACAACCGGTCAAGCCACGTGTCGATCTGCCGGTCGTTGACTGGCGGGAGGCCCTGGGCCCGCTCGACCGAGGTGAACGTTCCGTACATCTCCACGAGCCCGTCCCGATCGGCGTCGGTTGCCTCGCGGATCGTCCAGGGCGTGCCGTGTTTGTCCACGAACCGCGGACAGCGCGGCGGACAATGTGGCGTCCCCTCGCAGTCGTCGGGGGCCCAGTACGAGCAGGCGGCCTCCGAGCTGGATTCGAGGGAGGCGTCGGGGTCGGGGGAGATGTTGGGATCTGGGGAGGCGTGGGAATCAGTCATGGGTTGATGGTGGTGTTCGTTCGTGGTGTGCGAGCTGTTCTCGTCGTACATCCGTCACTACGTGTAGGACGTGCTTTAACGCGACCACGAACATCTTCGGTCGACGTGAGAAAAAGGCGGTCGGCGTGACGAAAAGGCGGTCGGCGTGACGAAAAGGCGGTGACGATTCGATCGGGACCTCGATGGCGGGGCTG
Proteins encoded:
- a CDS encoding GNAT family N-acetyltransferase, producing MTDSHASPDPNISPDPDASLESSSEAACSYWAPDDCEGTPHCPPRCPRFVDKHGTPWTIREATDADRDGLVEMYGTFTSVERAQGLPPVNDRQIDTWLDRLFDRGLNVVAHGPDGIAGHAVYTPTYAAEPELAVFVGPAYHGRGLGTELCKQIIALGAANGREAIELTVEPSNSVACDIYRRLGFEVVERKAREIEMRLPLSTATAIEVQHPPALRAE